From Solidesulfovibrio carbinoliphilus subsp. oakridgensis, the proteins below share one genomic window:
- a CDS encoding branched-chain amino acid ABC transporter permease → MLSGAPQYLVSGLTQGAAYGLIGLGFTMIFNTTGIINFAQGEFVMLGGMLAVFFAASGLPLVLAVLLACLATAVVGAIMERLAIRPLAGAPAINAVIITIGVSILLRGGAMLAFGKDTVALPAFSGVAPILAMGAAIQPQSLWVLAVTLALLAALKLFFSATIQGKAMLACACQKKAASLVGISVARMALLSFGLSGLIGAAAGAILAPITMTAYDVGMMLGLKGFAACILGGLGNPFGAAAGGILLGVLEAFGAGYVASGYKDAFAFIVLLLLLFVKPSGLFGKAGVERV, encoded by the coding sequence ATGCTTTCCGGCGCGCCGCAGTACCTCGTTTCGGGCCTGACCCAGGGAGCCGCCTACGGCCTGATCGGCCTTGGGTTCACCATGATCTTCAACACCACCGGCATCATCAACTTCGCCCAGGGCGAGTTCGTGATGCTCGGCGGGATGCTGGCGGTCTTTTTCGCCGCCTCGGGCCTGCCCCTGGTCCTGGCGGTCTTGCTCGCCTGCCTGGCCACGGCCGTGGTCGGGGCGATCATGGAGCGGCTCGCCATCCGGCCCCTGGCCGGGGCCCCGGCCATCAACGCCGTCATCATCACCATCGGCGTCTCAATTCTCCTGCGCGGCGGGGCCATGCTGGCCTTTGGCAAGGACACGGTGGCCTTGCCCGCCTTTTCGGGCGTGGCCCCGATCCTGGCCATGGGCGCGGCCATCCAGCCCCAGAGCCTGTGGGTCCTGGCCGTGACGTTGGCCCTGCTCGCCGCGCTCAAGCTCTTTTTTTCCGCCACCATCCAGGGCAAGGCCATGCTGGCCTGCGCCTGCCAGAAAAAGGCGGCCAGTCTGGTCGGCATCTCGGTGGCCCGCATGGCCCTTTTGTCTTTCGGCCTAAGCGGGCTCATCGGCGCGGCCGCCGGGGCCATCCTGGCGCCCATTACCATGACCGCCTATGACGTCGGCATGATGCTCGGCCTCAAGGGCTTCGCCGCCTGCATCCTGGGCGGGCTCGGCAACCCCTTTGGCGCGGCCGCCGGCGGCATCCTCCTCGGCGTGCTCGAAGCCTTTGGCGCGGGCTATGTCGCGTCCGGCTACAAGGACGCCTTCGCCTTCATCGTCCTGCTGCTGCTCCTTTTCGTCAAACCGTCGGGCCTTTTCGGCAAGGCCGGGGTGGAGCGGGTATGA
- a CDS encoding ABC transporter substrate-binding protein → MSVKAILLALCAVVAAACPIRPAVAAEPIRFGAVLSVSGPASFLGEPEKNTIQMEVEKLNAAGGVLGRPIEVVILDDETDVNKAVLAVDRLIKKEQVAAILGPTTSGNTLAVMGKAAAAKVPLISCSAAEKITKPVNPSIFKVAPSDRLAVARILSHAKKQGYRKLAILTVSDGFGQAGREVLKELIPAQGFELTADEVFGPKDTDMTAQLTNIQGTAPDAVICWGTNPGPAVVAKNRVQLGMKTPLYMSHGVASKKFIELAGDAAEGLLLPAGKITVAEKLPDADPEKAQLVAYAKAYEERFKAPVSTFGGHGYDSLHLAAKAVADAGSDKPQAIRDALEKTKAFPGIGGIFTFTPEDHAGLGQDAFIMLGIEKGDWVIVGD, encoded by the coding sequence ATGTCCGTGAAAGCGATCCTCCTGGCCCTGTGCGCCGTGGTTGCCGCGGCCTGCCCGATCCGTCCGGCCGTCGCCGCCGAGCCCATCCGCTTCGGCGCGGTCCTCTCGGTCAGCGGGCCGGCCTCCTTTCTCGGCGAACCCGAGAAGAACACCATCCAGATGGAAGTGGAAAAGCTGAACGCCGCCGGCGGCGTGCTCGGCCGGCCCATCGAGGTCGTGATTCTCGACGACGAGACCGACGTCAACAAGGCCGTGCTGGCCGTGGACCGGCTCATCAAGAAAGAGCAGGTGGCCGCCATCCTCGGCCCCACCACCTCGGGCAACACGCTTGCCGTCATGGGCAAGGCGGCCGCGGCCAAGGTGCCGCTCATCTCCTGCTCGGCCGCGGAAAAGATCACCAAGCCGGTCAACCCCTCTATCTTCAAAGTGGCTCCGTCCGACCGGCTGGCCGTGGCCCGGATCCTCTCCCACGCCAAGAAGCAGGGGTACAGGAAGCTGGCCATCCTGACCGTGTCCGACGGCTTCGGCCAGGCCGGGCGCGAGGTCCTCAAAGAACTCATCCCGGCCCAGGGCTTCGAGCTGACCGCCGACGAGGTCTTCGGGCCGAAAGACACGGACATGACCGCCCAGCTGACCAACATCCAGGGTACGGCGCCCGACGCCGTCATCTGCTGGGGCACCAACCCCGGCCCGGCGGTTGTGGCCAAAAACCGGGTCCAGCTCGGCATGAAGACCCCGCTGTACATGAGCCACGGCGTGGCCAGCAAAAAATTCATCGAACTGGCCGGGGACGCGGCCGAGGGCCTGCTCCTGCCGGCCGGCAAGATCACGGTGGCCGAGAAGCTGCCGGACGCCGACCCCGAAAAAGCCCAGCTCGTGGCCTACGCCAAGGCCTATGAGGAGCGGTTCAAGGCCCCGGTCTCGACGTTTGGCGGCCACGGCTACGACTCGCTCCATCTGGCGGCCAAGGCCGTGGCCGACGCCGGTTCCGACAAGCCGCAAGCCATCCGCGACGCCCTGGAGAAGACCAAGGCTTTCCCCGGCATCGGCGGCATCTTCACCTTCACCCCCGAGGACCACGCCGGCCTCGGCCAGGACGCCTTCATCATGCTCGGCATCGAGAAGGGCGACTGGGTCATTGTCGGGGACTGA
- a CDS encoding ABC transporter substrate-binding protein has product MRLVFLMIVLTAVLTCAAFALAAEPIRIGAVVSATGPASFLGEPERNTLQMQADALNAAGGLLGRPVEVVILDDETDVNKAVLAVDRLLKKDNVAAVVGPTVSGNSLAVAPKFAAAKVPLVSCAAAEKIVRPVSPWVFKTAQSDRLAVARILSHARKAGYKKLAILTVSDGYGQAGREVLKEAVPAGGFELVADEVYGPKDTDMTAQLTKIKGTAPDAVICWGTNPGPAVVAKNRVQLGMATSLYMSHGVASKKFIELAGESAEGLLLPAGKLTVADQLPASDPQKALLLDYAKAYEERFKVPASAFGGYAYDGLALVAKAIADGNDASPAAIRDNLEKIKDFPGISGVFRFSPEDHNGLDETAFVMVTITGGDFRLLAD; this is encoded by the coding sequence ATGCGCCTTGTTTTCTTGATGATCGTACTGACGGCTGTCCTTACTTGCGCCGCTTTCGCCCTGGCCGCCGAACCCATCCGCATCGGGGCCGTGGTCTCGGCCACCGGGCCGGCCTCGTTTCTGGGCGAGCCGGAGAGAAACACGCTCCAGATGCAGGCCGACGCCCTGAACGCCGCCGGCGGGCTGCTCGGCCGGCCGGTGGAAGTGGTCATCCTCGACGATGAGACCGACGTGAACAAGGCCGTGCTGGCCGTGGACCGGCTGCTCAAAAAGGACAACGTGGCGGCCGTGGTCGGACCCACGGTGTCGGGCAACTCCCTGGCCGTGGCCCCCAAGTTCGCGGCCGCCAAGGTGCCGCTGGTCTCCTGCGCCGCGGCCGAGAAGATCGTCAGGCCCGTCAGCCCCTGGGTGTTCAAAACGGCCCAGTCCGACCGGCTGGCCGTGGCCCGCATCCTCTCCCACGCCAGGAAAGCGGGATATAAAAAGCTGGCCATCCTGACCGTGTCCGACGGCTACGGCCAGGCCGGCCGCGAGGTCTTGAAGGAAGCCGTCCCGGCCGGCGGCTTCGAGCTGGTGGCCGACGAGGTCTACGGGCCCAAAGACACGGACATGACCGCCCAGCTGACCAAGATCAAGGGAACCGCCCCGGACGCGGTCATCTGCTGGGGCACCAACCCCGGCCCGGCCGTGGTGGCCAAAAACCGGGTCCAGCTCGGTATGGCCACGTCCCTTTACATGAGCCACGGCGTGGCCAGCAAAAAATTCATCGAACTGGCCGGCGAGTCGGCCGAGGGCCTGCTTTTGCCGGCCGGCAAGCTGACCGTGGCCGACCAGCTTCCGGCGTCGGACCCGCAAAAGGCCCTGCTCCTCGACTACGCCAAGGCCTATGAGGAGCGGTTCAAGGTGCCGGCCTCGGCCTTTGGCGGCTACGCCTACGACGGGCTGGCCCTGGTGGCCAAGGCCATTGCCGACGGAAACGACGCCTCGCCGGCGGCCATCCGGGACAACCTGGAGAAAATAAAGGATTTCCCCGGGATCTCAGGCGTGTTCCGCTTCTCGCCCGAGGACCACAACGGCCTGGACGAGACCGCCTTTGTCATGGTCACGATCACGGGCGGCGATTTCAGGCTGCTGGCTGACTGA
- the panC gene encoding pantoate--beta-alanine ligase, producing MDIVSDPGVLRERCRDWLRQGTVTGLVPTMGSLHAGHESLLRLARERAERVVASIFVNPTQFGPGEDLAAYPRDLDRDAALAERAGVDVLFTPAPEAMYAPGAATWVEVPALARHLCGASRPTHFRGVCTIVAKLFLLAQPTLAVFGQKDWQQLAILRRMVADLGFPVEIVGAPLVREADGLALSSRNVYLTPQERAEAVHINRGLEFAAGLAASGERDATRILSMTRAYFESHLPAGTIDYLECVDPERIEPMPRLAGPALFAAAVKFSRARLIDNRWVDVTQTTR from the coding sequence ATGGACATTGTTTCCGATCCGGGGGTGTTGCGGGAGCGTTGCCGGGACTGGCTGCGCCAGGGGACGGTGACCGGCCTTGTCCCGACGATGGGCTCTCTGCACGCCGGCCACGAGAGCCTGCTGCGTCTGGCGAGGGAGCGGGCCGAGCGGGTGGTGGCCAGCATTTTCGTCAACCCGACCCAGTTCGGCCCGGGCGAGGACCTGGCCGCCTATCCGCGCGACCTGGACCGCGACGCGGCCCTGGCGGAGCGGGCCGGGGTGGACGTCCTTTTCACGCCCGCGCCCGAGGCCATGTACGCGCCCGGGGCCGCGACCTGGGTGGAGGTGCCGGCCCTGGCCCGGCACCTGTGCGGCGCGTCCCGGCCGACCCACTTTCGGGGCGTGTGCACCATCGTGGCCAAGCTTTTCCTGCTCGCCCAGCCGACCCTGGCCGTGTTCGGGCAAAAGGACTGGCAGCAGTTGGCCATTTTGCGCCGGATGGTGGCCGACCTGGGCTTTCCGGTCGAGATCGTCGGCGCGCCGCTGGTGCGCGAGGCCGACGGCCTGGCCCTGTCGTCGCGAAACGTCTACCTGACGCCCCAGGAGCGGGCCGAGGCGGTCCACATCAACCGGGGGCTCGAATTCGCGGCCGGCCTGGCCGCCTCGGGCGAGCGGGACGCGACCCGCATCCTGTCGATGACGCGGGCCTATTTCGAGTCCCACCTGCCGGCCGGAACGATCGACTACCTGGAGTGCGTGGATCCGGAGCGCATCGAGCCCATGCCCCGGCTCGCGGGCCCGGCCCTTTTCGCCGCGGCGGTGAAGTTCTCCCGGGCCCGCCTGATCGACAACCGATGGGTGGACGTCACGCAAACGACGCGATAG
- the metK gene encoding methionine adenosyltransferase: MINAKGRYLFSSESVTEGHPDKVADQISDGILDAILSQDPEAHVACETLVTTGLAFIAGEITTSAYADFPSIVRETVKEIGYNSSTMGFDWETCAVVSSVDKQSADIAQGVVRTKPEEQGAGDQGMMFGFACDETETLMPAPIYWAHKLSRRLSYVRKNKVLDFLRPDGKTQVAVEYVDGKPVRIDNVVVACQHDENIAHQDLADAVRQEVIFHTLPANLVDKNTKVYINTTGRFVIGGPMGDCGLTGRKIIQDTYGGMGNHGGGAFSGKDPSKVDRSGAYMARYVAKNIVASGAASRCEVQIAYCIGVAEPLSVLVTSMGSSDIPDEALTKAVREVFDLRPYFISKRLDLKRPIYKPTSCYGHFGRERPEFTWERTDAVADLKTALKI; this comes from the coding sequence ATGATCAACGCCAAGGGCCGGTACCTTTTCAGCTCCGAATCCGTGACCGAAGGGCACCCGGACAAAGTCGCGGACCAGATTTCCGACGGCATCCTGGACGCCATCCTGAGCCAGGACCCGGAAGCGCATGTGGCCTGCGAGACCCTGGTCACCACCGGCCTGGCTTTCATCGCCGGAGAGATCACCACCTCGGCCTATGCCGACTTTCCGTCCATCGTGCGCGAGACGGTCAAGGAGATCGGTTACAACAGCTCGACCATGGGCTTTGACTGGGAAACCTGCGCGGTCGTGTCGTCCGTGGACAAGCAGTCGGCCGACATCGCCCAGGGCGTGGTGCGGACCAAGCCCGAGGAGCAGGGCGCCGGCGACCAGGGCATGATGTTCGGCTTCGCCTGCGACGAGACCGAGACCCTCATGCCGGCCCCCATCTACTGGGCCCACAAGCTGTCCCGCCGCCTGTCGTATGTGCGCAAGAACAAGGTCCTCGATTTCCTGCGCCCCGACGGCAAGACCCAGGTGGCTGTCGAATACGTGGACGGCAAGCCTGTTCGCATCGACAACGTGGTCGTGGCCTGCCAGCATGACGAGAATATCGCCCACCAGGACCTGGCCGACGCGGTGCGCCAGGAAGTCATCTTCCATACCCTGCCTGCCAACCTGGTCGACAAGAACACCAAGGTCTACATCAACACCACCGGCCGGTTCGTCATCGGCGGCCCCATGGGCGACTGCGGCCTGACCGGGCGCAAGATCATCCAGGACACCTACGGCGGCATGGGCAACCACGGCGGCGGCGCGTTTTCGGGCAAGGACCCGTCCAAGGTGGACCGCTCCGGCGCCTACATGGCCCGGTACGTGGCCAAGAACATCGTGGCCAGCGGCGCGGCCAGCCGTTGCGAAGTCCAGATCGCCTACTGCATCGGCGTGGCCGAGCCCCTGTCCGTGCTCGTCACCTCTATGGGGTCGAGCGACATCCCGGACGAGGCCCTCACCAAGGCCGTGCGCGAGGTCTTCGACCTGCGCCCGTATTTCATCTCCAAGCGCCTGGACCTCAAGCGCCCCATCTACAAGCCGACCTCGTGCTACGGCCACTTCGGCCGGGAGCGCCCGGAGTTCACCTGGGAGCGCACCGACGCCGTGGCCGACCTCAAGACGGCGCTCAAGATCTGA
- a CDS encoding DUF721 domain-containing protein yields the protein MLRRLSESLDRFVAEKEARHRRNFVEVCRRWVTIVGPETAELVRPLGHRRRDLILGADDPVVMQEMHFAAPEILSLVNAALGQEAFDRVRFDLLGDRVSLDALRTAPPRFTTPPTTRPEHLGGLIGALDPTTPVGRCYAKYVAYFETGPKPSGRPSRGGRKKTGRAA from the coding sequence ATGCTGCGTAGGCTATCGGAGTCCCTGGACCGCTTCGTGGCGGAAAAGGAAGCCCGCCACCGCCGCAACTTCGTGGAAGTCTGCCGGCGGTGGGTGACAATCGTTGGGCCGGAGACGGCGGAGCTGGTCCGGCCGCTTGGGCACCGCCGCCGGGACCTGATCCTTGGCGCGGACGATCCGGTGGTCATGCAGGAGATGCATTTCGCGGCCCCGGAAATTTTATCGCTGGTCAATGCCGCCCTGGGGCAGGAAGCCTTTGACAGGGTGCGGTTCGATCTGCTAGGAGACCGGGTTTCCTTGGATGCGCTACGGACAGCGCCCCCACGCTTCACCACGCCGCCGACCACGCGCCCGGAGCACCTCGGCGGACTGATTGGGGCGCTTGATCCGACGACGCCCGTAGGGCGATGCTACGCCAAGTATGTTGCATATTTCGAGACCGGGCCGAAGCCGTCGGGCCGGCCCAGCCGGGGCGGCCGCAAGAAGACGGGCCGGGCGGCATAA